The DNA region TCGCGGAAGTCGATGGATTGCCAGTTGTTCATATAGACATGGGCACCATTATGGAAAAAAAGGTGCTTCTTGATGTGAGCAGGCAGGGCATGAAACATATTCCAGACATGAATTGGCTTGACGTTCCAGTCCTGTGATCCGTGGGTGAAGACCACTTCACATCTGACCTTGTCAGCTTGGAGCAAGTAGTTGCGATCCTGCCAGTATTGATTGTAATCACCGGTGGTACGGTCGAGAGAGTCTCGTTCGGCAGCAAGCCCCTTTTCGTAGTTCTTGCGATTGCGGAGAAAGTCGCCAGCTTGCAGGCTCTTAGAGTAGGTCAGAGCGGTCAAACTATCCAAATCTTCACCGGGATAGCCACCGGGACTGGTCACGAGACCATTTTCACGATAGTAGTCATACCAAGAAGAAATACCAGCTTCTGCGATGATAACTTCTAGCCCCTTGACACCCGTTGTCGCTAAAGCATTGGACATAGTACCTAGATAGGATAGTCCCGTTGTCGCTACCTTGCCATTTGCCCAATCAGCCTTGACCTCTAGCGAGCGCGTGTGATCTGTATAGGCTTTGCTACGACCGCCCAACCAGTCAATGACTGCCTTGTAGCCTTCTACCTGCTGATAGTCACCGGAGGTCATGTAGCCAGTGGAGCCGAGTGTCCCCACGCCTGAGACATGAAGACTGGCAAAACCACGAGCCAGGAAGTAATCATTGAGGGAGTAAGAGCTGATGTGCCCCAGTTTCTCAGTAGCAGAGCTGATAGGCAACTTGCGCTGGTCTAGTGCAAGCCTTGTAAAGCTAGGTTCCTTGACGAGGATGTCTCCAACAGGTTTTTCAGCCAACTCCCCTTCCATCTTGTGGAGAGCCTTGTCACTAGCAACTTCATTGACCCCTTGATGATAGGGACTGTTGGTAATGACAGCAGGAATTTTTCCAGCAAAATGAGGACGAAGGATCGAGACCTTAACCAAGTCGGTCTGCCCGCTCCCTGCCGTATCAACAGGTGTTTCAACATAGACCACCTCACGAATGAGATGATTGGTCGAAAAAGTTGCCAGAGATTTTCCATTGAAGAAATGATAGGTGTTCTCCTCCGGGATAAAATTATCGCTGACCAGGCGGTCAATCAAGGTATTTCCAGATTTTGTCCGAGTATTGAGCAGTTGATAGAGATTTTCAATCAAGTGACCATAGACGATTGGGAAATTGGTCTTCTCCACAAATTCCATCACATCGGTATAGTCAAAATGAGGAACAAAACCAAGCAGTTGTAAAGCAACCTGATAAAATACCTGCTCTGTCAAATCGCAGTCCGACTGGAAAAACGTCAGCAAATCCATATCCCAATCCGCAATCATATTGGACAAGGCAAAATCCGTATTTTCCGTCAAAAAATGACATCTTCTAACAAACGTTTCTAGATTTTTTTTACCGCTTGCCTCTGCATCCAAAGGAAAACCAACCGCAGCCAGTTCCTGTAGGCAAGTAGCATCATCTTGTTTGATGAAAGAAAATTGATTAAAACGCATACCCTCTCCTTCTTTCTTAAAATTCATCTGTATTAGCTATTATATCCGATAAGACTCCATTTGTCTAAAATTTATCAGTATTAACTACCGTTGAAAGATGAAACCATAGCCTAGGAAACTTGATACTTAGACGAGTAAAAATGGCTGTTATAAAACCAAAAAATATTAGTGCGGCAAAAAGGTCTCATCAGCCAAAACTAAACCAATTTGAGATGATTTTGACGGTAGCTTAGACTATTTTGATAGGATTTTAGTCCACTTTGTTTTTCCGCCTACCATTTCTCAGATTATCGGAGCTAAAAGTAGCCCGAAATACTATAATTATTTGTAAAATAGTGAAAATTTTTATACAATACAATATTGTAGAGTGATTGAGGAGAAAAACATATCGTGTTGAGAAAGAATGAAGCGATAGTTCCTGTTTTGCGTATCAATAACAGAGCTATCAACCTAGTATTTTTAGAAGAACATCTAGGAATGAAAAACAAATTGGAAGATGGTCCCTTTGCTGAGTTGGGGGACAGTTCAGAAGTCAAGCTCGTCTTGATGGAGTCACCAGGAACAAGGACACGTGCTGTTAGAGGGACTAAAAAACTAAACAAAATCGTGATAAAAGTAGATAATGCCTCAGAAATTGAGACCTTGTTAGCCCAAGGAACTCCCTTTAGCAAACTCTATCAAGGGCAAAATGGCTATGCATTTGAAGCGGTATCTCCCGAAGGAGATACTTTCTTACTCTATGCTGAGGACTCAGTTGCTGACTTGAAAGAGATACTACCTCCTGTTCCCTTTATTGCTCAGGAAGAATTTTCAGGTCTGACTACCTTTACTGTAGAATCCATCTGGATCAATACCCCACAACCAAGTACCAGTCAAGCCTTTTACCAAGCCATCCTGCCCAACCAGACCTTCTTACGCTTTGTTCAAGCAGAAGGAGTAGACTTGCTGGCACCTGCAGAACAGGTCTGGGATTTGGACAGCGTGCGTTTCCCAGTAGAACAGAGCTTTGCTTGGACAGATTTGGAAAGTCGCTTGACAGATCCATTCTTTAAAGACAGGAAAGAAACCTTTATCCAGACAGTAGACCCTAGCGGCATCGAATGTTGGTTTGAAAAATGAGACAGGTGATTATTGACAACATTCTAGAGCAGATTGAACAAGGAGTCTATCCCGGAGCCAGTCTGGCTCTTTTTTCTAAGGGAAAGTGGCAGGAATATTATCTAGGGACCCTGGATGGCCAACAACCAGTCAAACCGAGCTTGACCTATGACCTAGGCTCTGTTTCCAAAGTGGTCGGGGTAGGGACTCTTGCGATTTTTTTGGTAAATAGCGGAGCTTTGGAGCTAGATAGGACCTTGCAGTCGTACTATCCAGCCTTTGCTGATAGCCGAGTAACCATCCGACAACTCCTGACCCATACTAGTGGCATTGATCCCTTTATCCCCCACCGAGATAGCCTGACTGCCGATCAACTCAAAGAAGCCATTTTACAGATCAAGGTGACCGACGATAGGCATTTTTTCTATACCGACCTCAATTTTCTCCTGCTAGGCTTTTTGTTGGAAGAGCTGACAGACGAGTCGCTAGACAAGCTGTTTCAGCGGCATATTTTTCAGCCCTTTGGCATGATGCAAACTTCCTTTGGTCCAGTTTCAGAAGCTGTACCAACTGTTCGAGGAGCAAAGGCTGGCGTGGTTCATGATCCTAAGGCACGAGTCTTGGGACATCATGCAGGTAGTGCAGGACTGTTTTCAACGATTGAGGACTTGCAAATCTTTTTGGAGCAGTACCTGACAGAAGATTTTGCGGCTGAGTTGACCCGAGACTATGGTTTTGATGAAAAACGTGAGCGTTCGCTAGCTTGGGATAAGAAGGGGAGTTGGTTATCGCATACAGGCTATACAGGGACCTTTATCATGTACAATCGCCCCCTACAACAAGCAGTCATTTTCCTATCCAATCGAACCTTTGAAAGGGATGAACGAACCCAATGGAAACAAGATAGAAATCAAATTATGGCTCTGATTCGTCAGACATTGGAAAAAGAAGCAGCAGAAGATTGTTAGCTCTCCTCTCAGCAGAGATGATTGTCCTATCAATCAGTCGAAAAAAGCCCCCAACTACAGCGATAGTTGGGGGCTTTTTTGATGGGTCAATGTGACCATAGGAAGAGGGAAGATGACGGTGGTTGACTCCGAAAATATACCCACTGTCATCAGGCAAAAAGCCAATATTTTTATGAATAGATAAAAAATAGACAAAGAATAGAAAGACGATAGAATGCGCTTTCTTAATTGGTGTATACTAGAGTTGTAAAATTTGCTATCACTATCGCCTTTTTGTGATCGTGATTGGATAGGAGGTACTCGATTCAAGTAATGAAATACAAAAAGCACCGGCGTTATAGTATTCGGAAGCTACATGTAGGAGCTGGCTCGGTCATTATCGGGACAATTCTACTTGCAGGAACACCGATGCAAAGCGTTCAAGCTCAAGAGCAGGGGATGCCAACAACCTCCTCCTTGAGTGAACAAAATGGATCAGGGCACCCCTCTGATTCTAGCGGGAAAGGAGGAGATGCAGAGGCTAATTCTAGTGCCTCATCAAAAGACAATCAGTCACCTTCGGCAGGAACTTCCGCTCTGCCAGCAGGAGCACTGGACACCTCAGCATCCACATCAGAAAGAACACCTTCTTCAGGGTTGGGGCTGGGTCACCAGTCATCTGCTTCTTCTACTTCCCTGCTCAGCGAAGCTAGCAACATATCACTGACGAATGGTCAAGCCGGTAAGCAAAATTCTCTACCTAGCAGTAAGCAATCAACTACGGTCAGCATGGCTTATCGGGAAGATGTCAAAGAGGTGGACGGCAGTGTTGATTATGAACTGTCCTATGATAGGGATGCAGAGAATAAGGCAACCATCGTCAAGTGGGCGGTGACAATCAATAAGAAGGATGAGTCATGGACCAATCCGAGATTTGTCTTTGCTTTTCCCAAGGGCGTAGAGGTTCAAGAAGATATTGAAAGCACCTCAGATGTGTTTAAAGACTTCAAGTTTTCAGATTTTAAACGTGGCGGTAATGGCGAAGACCAGAGTTACTGGAAATCTGAAAGAAGCACAGACTTAAATGACTATAATGCTGAATGGTATCGGCATGTATACTGGTCGGGAGCAGAGAATCATAAACTGACCTCTGACAAGTTTGAAACACTACTCAACATAACAATCGCATCAGGTATCATAAATGTTATCAAAGGAGAAGGAACATTTACTTTTAAGATAAAAGTTCCGGATAATAGTGATGTAAATCCTTTCAACATGCCCTTGCTGGCAGGAATTAACCAGTTTAGTTGGTCACATTGGTACCGCTTCAAAGGAGAAGTTCCGAAAGAGGGTGTTCAAAAACCGCAATTCCCAGATAAAGGTACGAATGGTCTAGGTGATGGTACAGCCAAGATTCTTCCAGGACCAAGGCCAGAGCCATCTGTACCTAAGGTGCCAGAGGTACCGAAGAAACCGGCACCTACCCCTCCGGAACAACCACGAGTGACACCGCCGGCACCATCTCAGCCGAAAGGCGAGATGATACCAATGCCAACTCCACCGATGAAGCCGGAAGGAAGACCTGAGGAAAATAGACCGAAAGGTGAGGAACCACGGGTAGAACTCCCACCAGCAGAGAAGCCACGAGGTGAAATGAAGCCAGCTCCGGTTCCGCCAATGAAACCGGACTCAAGCCCATCTCTGCCAGAGGCACCGAAGAGGGACATCCCACAGAATGAACAACCTCAGATGGAAGTGCCACAGCCAGAGGTAACACCGAAACCACAGGATGAAATAATACCTATACCGGAGTTACCTATGAAACCAGACCCAACACCACCGGCGCCGGATAAAGCTCCTGCCCTACCAAGGAAACCGGAGCAACCGAAAGGCGAAATAATGCCGTCACCGGTATTACCGCTGAAACCGGACTCATCTGCACCGGAGTCGCCAAAAATGGACAAACCAAAAGCTGAGAAGCCGAAGTTAGGACAACAACCAGAGGTGACACCGAAACAACAAGATGAGATCAAACCTCTGCCAGTGGAACCAATAAAACCAAGCCCGGTACCATCTGTATCAGCGCAACCAAAAGTAGAAGCACCGAAGGTTGAACAGCCACGAGCTGAGCAACCACAAGCAACGCAATCAAGTCCTCAAGCCAAAGCTGGTGCCAAAGAGTTGCCAAATACAGGTGATGGATTATCCATTCTCCCATGGTTAGGTAGTGGTTTGTTGGGAATGCTAGGAGTTGTCTATATGAGAAAGAGAAAGAAATAACCCATTTCTGACGAGTAGGGTAGAGGAAACATCAGGTTAATCGCCATATTTTCTCTATCCTGAACTCCAAGCAAGAAATGTATGAAAGTATATCAAAGATAGTATAAGAGAGGAATTATTCATAATGGATAAGTCAACAAAGAAACAACGTTACAGTCTTCGTAAGACACAGATGGGAGTCGGCTCGGTATTGCTAGCGACTATCCTTTTGACCGCAGGAGCTGCGAAAGCAGAGGATAGTGTTATAGGGCAGGGAGGCGGTTTAGGTCTCACTGATGGTATCCAAGGCAAGAATGGACCACAAATTATGAGTCTAACACCGGACGGAGGAGGCCGTCGAAATCCAGGGGATGATAGAAAACCGCAGGTTGATGATGAGGCTCCTAGAACACCAAGGTTGCTTGATGGAGGCACTCAGGATGGTTTGGGAGATGGTGGTAAAACAAAGGTTGAGTCTTTAGCTGGTCCAGATGGTTCTGGTCATGGAGGAAAACATTTAGGTCTAAATTTAGGTGGCGCATATATCTATGGAAACGGTGACCGTCCCGAGGTAGAAGATCCAAGGATACATGTCCCAGAAAAAGGTAATGAGAAAGAAGAGCCTAAGCCAGAAGAAACACCAATACCACTGCCACGAGTGCAAGACCAGCCTCAACCAACTCCAAAATCAAAACCAGAAGAAACACCTAAATCAGCTCCACTAAAGGCTAAACCTCAAGCTCAACCTCAAAGCTCACCGTCAGGACATTCAAATGTAAATAGTGGAACAACTACAGCCTTAGTTCTTGCTTATAAGTTAGAAGATAGTGATAAGGTTGAAAAGGTAAAAGAAGGTCAAATCAAAACAAAAGAAGAATTAGAGCAGGCTGTGGAGGAGACTGTAGCTTCTAATAAGGATAAGTATCCATACTTTGATCGACTTGATAGACCGGATGGAGTTATATTACTGTTTAGTAAGTTTAAGGCAAATATATTTATTAAAACAGTTGGAGAAGATGGAACTAGCACGGTAAGCTATCCATTCTATAATGAACAGAAGTTCAAGAAAGAAATCGAAGACTTGGAAAAAGGCTTCGCCGACACCTATGATGTGAAGCGTGAAGATAGTAAAGATAGCGAAGGTGTCACAACAGTTACTTTGACCTTGACTAAGAAAGGTCTCAAGCCACAAGTAACACCTCAACCAGAAAAACCATCAACACCAGAGGTAGCACCAAAACCAGATGACAAACCATCTGTACCATCTAAACCAGAGGTAGCGCCAAAACCAGATGAGAAACCATCTGTACCATCTACACCAGAGGTAGCACCAAAACCAGGTGAGAAACCATCTGTACCATCTAAACCAGAAGTGGCACCAAAACCAGATGACAAACCA from Streptococcus ruminantium includes:
- a CDS encoding Xaa-Pro dipeptidyl-peptidase, which translates into the protein MRFNQFSFIKQDDATCLQELAAVGFPLDAEASGKKNLETFVRRCHFLTENTDFALSNMIADWDMDLLTFFQSDCDLTEQVFYQVALQLLGFVPHFDYTDVMEFVEKTNFPIVYGHLIENLYQLLNTRTKSGNTLIDRLVSDNFIPEENTYHFFNGKSLATFSTNHLIREVVYVETPVDTAGSGQTDLVKVSILRPHFAGKIPAVITNSPYHQGVNEVASDKALHKMEGELAEKPVGDILVKEPSFTRLALDQRKLPISSATEKLGHISSYSLNDYFLARGFASLHVSGVGTLGSTGYMTSGDYQQVEGYKAVIDWLGGRSKAYTDHTRSLEVKADWANGKVATTGLSYLGTMSNALATTGVKGLEVIIAEAGISSWYDYYRENGLVTSPGGYPGEDLDSLTALTYSKSLQAGDFLRNRKNYEKGLAAERDSLDRTTGDYNQYWQDRNYLLQADKVRCEVVFTHGSQDWNVKPIHVWNMFHALPAHIKKHLFFHNGAHVYMNNWQSIDFRESMNALLSQKLLGYDNGYQLPSVIWQDNQAEQNWISLETFGGNHQHRFSLGQEKAVIQNRYDEKTFETYCKSYPTFHQDLFTDKANQITVDIEVDRDIHLNGRVHLQLQVKSSLSKGLLSAHLLDVGSTKRLTPIPSPIARASVDNGRYYAQENLVELPFVDTPHRVITKGFINLQNRSNLMTVEAVVPDQWMTIGWDLQPTIYKLKKGDKLRLILYTTDFECTIRDNHDWQISIDLDQSHMVLPYS
- a CDS encoding serine hydrolase domain-containing protein, with translation MRQVIIDNILEQIEQGVYPGASLALFSKGKWQEYYLGTLDGQQPVKPSLTYDLGSVSKVVGVGTLAIFLVNSGALELDRTLQSYYPAFADSRVTIRQLLTHTSGIDPFIPHRDSLTADQLKEAILQIKVTDDRHFFYTDLNFLLLGFLLEELTDESLDKLFQRHIFQPFGMMQTSFGPVSEAVPTVRGAKAGVVHDPKARVLGHHAGSAGLFSTIEDLQIFLEQYLTEDFAAELTRDYGFDEKRERSLAWDKKGSWLSHTGYTGTFIMYNRPLQQAVIFLSNRTFERDERTQWKQDRNQIMALIRQTLEKEAAEDC
- a CDS encoding YSIRK-type signal peptide-containing protein (The YSIRK form of extended signal peptide directs nascent proteins to the cross-wall site, while signal peptides lacking YSIRK direct proteins instead to the cell pole. A large fraction of YSIRK proteins are surface proteins anchored by sortase-mediated processing of a C-terminal LPXTG motif.), with translation MDKSTKKQRYSLRKTQMGVGSVLLATILLTAGAAKAEDSVIGQGGGLGLTDGIQGKNGPQIMSLTPDGGGRRNPGDDRKPQVDDEAPRTPRLLDGGTQDGLGDGGKTKVESLAGPDGSGHGGKHLGLNLGGAYIYGNGDRPEVEDPRIHVPEKGNEKEEPKPEETPIPLPRVQDQPQPTPKSKPEETPKSAPLKAKPQAQPQSSPSGHSNVNSGTTTALVLAYKLEDSDKVEKVKEGQIKTKEELEQAVEETVASNKDKYPYFDRLDRPDGVILLFSKFKANIFIKTVGEDGTSTVSYPFYNEQKFKKEIEDLEKGFADTYDVKREDSKDSEGVTTVTLTLTKKGLKPQVTPQPEKPSTPEVAPKPDDKPSVPSKPEVAPKPDEKPSVPSTPEVAPKPGEKPSVPSKPEVAPKPDDKPSIPEPEKLEMDKSMKVVPGKPKKATPEAQVPEAQVPQVPQVQVPQSQAPQLPSPKEEVAKVQQQPRAIQSSAPAKSGGKQLPNTGEAASILTLVGSGMLGLLGLAFTKKRKTK
- a CDS encoding YSIRK-type signal peptide-containing protein (The YSIRK form of extended signal peptide directs nascent proteins to the cross-wall site, while signal peptides lacking YSIRK direct proteins instead to the cell pole. A large fraction of YSIRK proteins are surface proteins anchored by sortase-mediated processing of a C-terminal LPXTG motif.), with amino-acid sequence MKYKKHRRYSIRKLHVGAGSVIIGTILLAGTPMQSVQAQEQGMPTTSSLSEQNGSGHPSDSSGKGGDAEANSSASSKDNQSPSAGTSALPAGALDTSASTSERTPSSGLGLGHQSSASSTSLLSEASNISLTNGQAGKQNSLPSSKQSTTVSMAYREDVKEVDGSVDYELSYDRDAENKATIVKWAVTINKKDESWTNPRFVFAFPKGVEVQEDIESTSDVFKDFKFSDFKRGGNGEDQSYWKSERSTDLNDYNAEWYRHVYWSGAENHKLTSDKFETLLNITIASGIINVIKGEGTFTFKIKVPDNSDVNPFNMPLLAGINQFSWSHWYRFKGEVPKEGVQKPQFPDKGTNGLGDGTAKILPGPRPEPSVPKVPEVPKKPAPTPPEQPRVTPPAPSQPKGEMIPMPTPPMKPEGRPEENRPKGEEPRVELPPAEKPRGEMKPAPVPPMKPDSSPSLPEAPKRDIPQNEQPQMEVPQPEVTPKPQDEIIPIPELPMKPDPTPPAPDKAPALPRKPEQPKGEIMPSPVLPLKPDSSAPESPKMDKPKAEKPKLGQQPEVTPKQQDEIKPLPVEPIKPSPVPSVSAQPKVEAPKVEQPRAEQPQATQSSPQAKAGAKELPNTGDGLSILPWLGSGLLGMLGVVYMRKRKK
- a CDS encoding CppA N-terminal domain-containing protein produces the protein MLRKNEAIVPVLRINNRAINLVFLEEHLGMKNKLEDGPFAELGDSSEVKLVLMESPGTRTRAVRGTKKLNKIVIKVDNASEIETLLAQGTPFSKLYQGQNGYAFEAVSPEGDTFLLYAEDSVADLKEILPPVPFIAQEEFSGLTTFTVESIWINTPQPSTSQAFYQAILPNQTFLRFVQAEGVDLLAPAEQVWDLDSVRFPVEQSFAWTDLESRLTDPFFKDRKETFIQTVDPSGIECWFEK